The Sporosarcina sp. ANT_H38 genome has a window encoding:
- a CDS encoding aspartyl-phosphate phosphatase Spo0E family protein, with protein MKRLLDEKTLLLQIGIKRKVMYRRAKTFGYTHPLVVSCSQELDVLINRYLENQSIQDSSLSYLHK; from the coding sequence GGTTATTAGATGAGAAAACGTTATTGCTTCAGATTGGAATCAAGAGAAAAGTCATGTATAGAAGAGCAAAAACTTTTGGGTATACGCACCCTCTTGTTGTCTCGTGCAGTCAAGAATTGGATGTGTTGATCAATAGATATCTAGAAAATCAATCCATCCAGGATTCAAGTTTATCCTATTTGCATAAATGA